One genomic segment of Desulforamulus reducens MI-1 includes these proteins:
- a CDS encoding 2-phosphosulfolactate phosphatase, whose protein sequence is MRITLVPTVREIEKDVLLNKSAVMFDILRASSTISTVFANGCKRVLPVEEVADAFAVAQTLPENTYILGGERGAVKLPGFHLGNSPLEYQPDIVRDKTVILTTTNGTRAIRRTAEGSGPVLIGSLLNASAVAQKLLEMNQDIVLVCAGTRGKFSLEDTLAAGRVILEIVKRIGTGNKDLTKDPVPSADIYLDEVPILSENDLVLEDAALAALRLAEYYAQNPLQALQDSLHGQKLVQLGLRQDLTYCAQVNLFDVVPVYQDGVISVEID, encoded by the coding sequence GTGAGAATTACCCTTGTACCCACTGTCAGGGAGATAGAAAAGGATGTCCTTCTTAATAAATCGGCTGTCATGTTTGATATCTTAAGAGCCAGCAGTACAATTTCGACAGTTTTTGCCAATGGTTGCAAAAGAGTCCTGCCTGTTGAAGAGGTAGCAGATGCCTTTGCAGTGGCCCAGACACTACCGGAAAACACCTACATACTAGGTGGTGAAAGAGGTGCTGTAAAATTACCCGGTTTTCATTTGGGTAATTCGCCCCTGGAATATCAGCCAGACATTGTAAGGGACAAAACGGTAATTTTAACCACCACCAACGGTACCAGGGCCATCCGCCGCACAGCCGAAGGAAGCGGTCCGGTATTAATCGGCAGTTTGCTGAATGCTTCGGCTGTGGCCCAGAAACTTCTGGAAATGAATCAGGATATCGTGTTGGTCTGTGCGGGCACCAGGGGGAAATTTTCCTTAGAGGATACACTGGCCGCCGGCAGGGTTATTTTAGAAATTGTTAAGAGAATAGGAACAGGGAACAAAGACCTGACCAAAGATCCTGTTCCTTCGGCAGATATCTATTTAGATGAGGTACCCATTCTTTCGGAGAACGACCTGGTACTGGAAGATGCAGCGCTGGCTGCTCTGCGGCTGGCAGAGTATTATGCCCAGAACCCTTTACAGGCCCTGCAGGATTCCTTGCATGGCCAAAAGTTAGTCCAGTTAGGGCTGCGGCAGGATTTGACTTACTGTGCCCAGGTGAATTTATTTGACGTGGTACCAGTGTATCAGGATGGCGTAATAAGTGTGGAAATAGATTAG
- a CDS encoding (deoxy)nucleoside triphosphate pyrophosphohydrolase: MHILVVTAAIIHREDKILIAQRKSSAEHGLKWEFPGGKLNYGEDPKDGLRREIIEELDMEIQVGDIFEVISHHYGERHILLLCYHCGYLGQRPSTRDCQDFRWVTPAEMAQYDFSEADVPVVKKLQGIK; this comes from the coding sequence ATGCACATCCTTGTTGTCACCGCAGCTATTATTCATAGAGAAGATAAAATATTAATTGCTCAGCGAAAAAGTAGTGCTGAGCATGGCCTGAAATGGGAGTTTCCCGGGGGAAAGCTAAACTATGGAGAGGACCCAAAGGATGGCCTTCGTAGAGAGATTATCGAAGAACTGGACATGGAAATCCAGGTGGGAGATATTTTTGAAGTGATTTCCCACCACTATGGGGAAAGGCACATTTTGCTTTTGTGTTACCATTGTGGCTACCTGGGGCAACGGCCCAGCACACGGGACTGTCAGGATTTTCGATGGGTAACACCCGCAGAGATGGCCCAGTATGACTTTAGTGAAGCGGATGTACCCGTTGTAAAAAAACTCCAGGGTATAAAATAG
- a CDS encoding HAD-IA family hydrolase, producing MIKTILFDLDGTLLDSLPLIKRTYKRVFQEMNIPWANGEVMKCIGLPLVDIGKKFAGEERHAEFFSLYQQHYAIEHDAMTKAYPGTMEMLEDLHQRSLRLGVVTSKSRRVALRSTGFLGIDRYMDVLIGVEDVDRHKPQPDPIFKALEQMQVPAEGAAYIGDSPFDIMSAKAAGVTSIGVSWGMAEGDELLRFEPDYLLNQWSDLLLVLENDTELMD from the coding sequence ATGATAAAAACAATACTATTTGATTTGGATGGCACACTCCTGGATTCACTGCCTTTAATTAAGAGGACCTATAAGAGGGTCTTTCAAGAAATGAATATACCCTGGGCTAACGGCGAGGTCATGAAATGTATTGGATTGCCGCTGGTTGATATCGGTAAGAAGTTTGCCGGAGAGGAAAGGCACGCAGAATTTTTTAGTTTATACCAGCAGCATTATGCCATCGAGCACGATGCCATGACAAAAGCCTACCCCGGTACCATGGAAATGCTAGAAGACCTGCACCAAAGAAGTCTTCGCCTGGGCGTGGTTACTTCCAAATCCCGCCGAGTTGCATTGAGAAGCACAGGGTTTTTAGGAATTGATCGCTACATGGATGTTCTGATCGGTGTAGAGGATGTGGACCGTCATAAGCCTCAGCCAGACCCTATTTTTAAAGCCCTGGAACAAATGCAAGTGCCTGCAGAAGGTGCCGCTTACATCGGGGATAGCCCCTTTGACATTATGTCTGCCAAAGCTGCCGGCGTAACTTCCATCGGCGTTAGCTGGGGAATGGCAGAGGGTGATGAACTCCTGCGCTTTGAACCGGATTATCTTCTAAACCAATGGTCAGATTTATTGTTAGTACTGGAAAATGATACCGAATTAATGGACTAA
- a CDS encoding ABC transporter ATP-binding protein, which translates to MSDVLVHVTNLTKYFPIKVGMFGKEAGQVKAVDGLSFDIRKGETLGLVGESGCGKSTTGRVILRLLEPTAGRVEFTGKDVFAASPAEMRALRKDMQIIFQDPYASLNPRMSVGDIIAEPIKLYNLASGPEVQKKVDYLLSCVGLASYHARRYPHEFSGGQRQRVGIARALALNPKLIICDEPVSALDVSIQSQVLNLLKDLQQEFGLTYLFIAHGLNVVKHVSDRIGVMYLGKMVELAKDDELYYNPLHPYTRALLSAVPIPDPRAKKERIILTGDVPSPVNPPKGCRFHTRCFMCEDICKQHEPVFKRIKPGHWVACHMVQEEK; encoded by the coding sequence ATGTCGGATGTCCTTGTTCATGTAACAAACCTAACGAAATACTTCCCCATTAAGGTGGGGATGTTTGGTAAAGAGGCCGGGCAAGTTAAGGCTGTGGATGGTTTATCCTTTGATATTCGCAAAGGGGAAACCCTTGGTTTAGTTGGGGAAAGCGGCTGTGGTAAGTCCACTACCGGGCGTGTGATTCTACGCCTGTTGGAACCCACCGCTGGACGGGTGGAATTTACAGGAAAAGATGTCTTTGCGGCCAGCCCTGCCGAGATGCGTGCCCTCCGTAAGGATATGCAGATTATTTTCCAGGATCCCTATGCATCCTTAAATCCCCGTATGTCCGTGGGAGATATTATTGCCGAACCAATAAAGCTATATAACCTGGCCTCCGGCCCGGAGGTCCAGAAGAAAGTGGATTATTTATTATCCTGTGTGGGGCTGGCTTCCTACCATGCTAGGCGCTATCCCCATGAGTTCAGTGGGGGCCAACGACAACGTGTGGGGATTGCCCGGGCCCTGGCCCTTAACCCCAAACTAATTATTTGCGACGAACCGGTATCTGCCCTAGATGTATCCATCCAATCCCAGGTTTTAAACCTCTTAAAGGATCTACAGCAGGAGTTTGGCTTAACTTATCTGTTCATTGCCCACGGCCTAAATGTTGTTAAACATGTTAGTGATCGCATTGGTGTGATGTATTTGGGTAAGATGGTTGAATTGGCAAAGGACGATGAACTCTATTATAATCCGTTGCATCCCTATACTAGGGCACTGCTCTCAGCGGTTCCAATCCCGGACCCCCGTGCTAAAAAGGAACGGATCATTCTCACCGGGGATGTTCCCAGCCCGGTAAATCCGCCCAAGGGTTGCCGTTTCCACACCCGTTGCTTTATGTGCGAAGACATTTGCAAGCAACATGAGCCGGTGTTTAAACGTATTAAGCCCGGTCACTGGGTAGCCTGCCATATGGTGCAGGAGGAGAAGTAA